The nucleotide window GAAATGGACCAGCAGATTTTTTGCACGGAACACTTTTTTTAATCCGTGGCACTTTGTAAATTcccataaaatttttcattccggCCTTACTAAATATCATTGCTTTCGTTTtttcgtttcgttttttttttcgtttctttcaatgttttttCCTCATTTAGTTGACATTATTTTGTGCAtgttcacattttttttctggtgtgatcttttatttttctctttcttTGTACTTGTATTTACAgactattgttattatttttttaaagtttattttcttattggatttttttttataattcagtTTTTTTCGCACTTTTATGATTTATGTGAAATTTgttgattttctatataaaatcgcataaaatttgGGTTAAGAGTTTAAAGTTTGTGGTACAAAGTACAAtagaagtaataaaaatattgggtATTGAGTTTAATTAAGGTATTAAGTTATTAAAGTTTTATGGCTTTCAGATAAttcagaaaaaagtaaaaacatgaaatgttttcaattttaattgattatggagataaaatcaaaaacaaagcAAGAATTGGGAAAacttattaaaacatttattttaaagaattcgGGCACAGAACTGGTTTTGTACGAAAGAGAGTTCTTCAGAACAATTCAGAATGTTTTCTGAActgaaacaatattttaaacaatatgacaactttaaaaactaacaatgaatgtcataaatattaaatgagtttaaattagtatttatgctcgttaaataTCGACagctatacaaaaaaaagaacaactaaaaatccaattttttataatttatgaaaacaaattgtatgcttagatattttccacACTGTATGTGCATTTTGTTACCCCCACAAAACAATGTATAGCTTTAATTTTACAAACTACACATAAACACACTATAAATAaactaattattattatttttaattgtaattgtaatttaaacaaCACAAacccataaataaataatacactTAAGAAAATGATTTATGAACTACAAACTATTACATGATTTAACAACAATAGCAAACATTTACTTTAATCTCTCTCTCAATATTTCTCGTTACAGTCAAGATGGTGTAATGCCAATGATACCATTAGGTTTAAAAGAAACAAAGGAAATTGATTTTATGGaaccgttttccgattttatacTAGAACACTATAGTGAAGAACCATCAATGTATACAGATGCAATAGCCGATATAACAGATACAAGACAGGtaagaacaaaacacaataAAGCTGTTATACTTTATATTGCtcatttatttaagaatttaatctccaactaatttttttctgtaatttGCTTAGGCCTCCAAAACACCCAGCCGTGATTGTCAGGGTGTGGCTTTACTCTTTCGCTACTACAATTTATTGTATTATGTTGAAAGACGTTTCTTTCCACCAGATCGAAATTTAGGTGTCTATTTTGAGTGGTATGACTCCTTAACCGGTAAGTtatctatacaaattttaatatttgtttaaaagaaactgcttaaaccttaaaatttaacaaatgttATAGGCGTCCCCTCTTGCCAACGCACAATTGCCTTCGAAAAGGCCTGTACTCTTTTTAATTTGGGTGCCATTTACACACAAATCGGTGCCCGTCATGATCGTACCACAGAACAAGGTCTAGATGCCGCTGTAGATAGTTTTCTGCGAGCTGCTGGTATTTTCCGTCACATTTACGATACATTCACGAATGCCCCCTCCATGGATTTGAAACCGCAGGTCTTGGATGTTTTGGTATCATGCATGTTGTCACAGGCACGTGAGTGTTTGTTCGAAAAGTTGCAATTACAAATCGAGTCATTGGGTATAACGGAATCGAGTCATGTAAgtgtataaataataataataataaaatagaaaGTATTGACGGTACAAatcagcaaaaacatttttcatttaaaatttcaataatttatttttgtgaatgattttcggaagatggACTTTTATaggagttatgactaattatggaccgatcgttatgaAATTAGGTCTGTTCAATCAACatgtttaagagatttatgcccgttaaagtgattttctgtCGCAGGCCACataattaggtgacatgatttccgCATATTAagtgattttttcaaatgtttagcttttattttgaaacatttgtacaatacacagaaagaattattgctaaaatattttcaaacaatcgcctgtctgaaactaattttattttttataaatattattgggATTTTGTAAGGAACTCAGAGACAGAAAATATCGTTTGGGTACTAGAGATTTTAGTGGGGATATATAACAATATTTCTgggattttatggggataaattatttaaaataggtTTGTTTCGGTAATAGCAATAAGTTACCAATACCTGaactttatttcatgttctttGAATAGAAAATAGAGATGTTTAATGCTATTAAATGTACGTATCATAACATATaatatgatacaaattttaaatccaaATCAGTATCTCCAAAAAGTTTTCTAATTGtgcaaatcaaaacaaatttagatggtaaaattaaattgaatttacaaTTGAGGAGTCGCAGaacaaaagtacctttttcgcatcttttcaaaaattttgtttttggtatttttataatatttgggttgaaatcttctagaaacaatcaagtcagcaaaatttataaaatgaaaaaaaaaattatttaatttcaatgtgtaatttgtttatatattagatcaggattaaaaacattaatttaaaattgtatcgttaataaaacgcataaaaaacaaagtttttaattttgtttttaacaaaacgtactttttttctttatttctttttccgatattaaaattgttttatatcaaacatccttaacatttaatgtggagACTTATGGCaattagatgtatctattgataagtaagaaacttgttaccttttccaggttcatgcagttttttaagggggtgaaataaataaaactcattttcccaaaaattttaaatgtacaaaaagtatattttgttcTGTGGCTCCTCAATTGCTTATTCTCAACTTGGTTTATGCTAAATCTTtggttcaaaaatatgccactacTAATTTTATACAAGATTTGAAACAATGTGTTACGAGATGCAgtggaaaaaaatgttcaaccAATTGGaatgaatattttcaaaagaaactTTGACTAATTCATACGaattttggtacctttttaatatttgaataacTAATTCATGCAATTAacttaatatgaaatttaaatttttgttaaaattttaagcaaaacaatatttgggaatttttgaggatatttttaattttgattggggACAACGATAAAAAGTACCTGGCATCCCTTATTCTCCGTCACATTAAACTACATAAAATGTTTATGTCTTAAatctttcaatttcatttaatttcttaattttgtgacttaaatcttttgtataaaaatccTTCATATTTCCAAATCCACGTCTGTGTCTAAAGTCTTTTGATTTGCCGCCATATTTAAAAGTTTGTATTTCTCTCATTCTCTCTCTcactctttttaaaaaaaaaactctgtttAGGACAAACCGAGTTTGTGTCTTCACTCCTTTGTTATGGAAGCACAAAACAAGTATGTGTCTTTAATCTTTCGTTTTAAACTGCAAAATCAACAGTTTTACTGTAAAAATCTGATTCTAATCaaactttgataaattttatttatttaaaaaagaaaatataattaatctacatacatacataaatatttgtttacaatttttctaaaaatatttttttttaatttttgttcactattttagctttttaaagatTTAGCTGGCGAAGCAGCACAACTAACACAAGAGTACAATGAAatgcacaaaaatatacaactgAACGATACCCATACATATTTGCCCGAATGTTGGGCTGGTCTAGTGCCACTCAAAGCGGAATATTATAAAGGtgagtaaacaaaaaaaaaaataagaatactGTGAGTTTGTAGTCAAACTCACagtattcttattttttttttattatgaacaacatcatcattacaacgatgatgatgatgattgcaAAAAGGTTTGACAAAGATTCTTAAAGCAGCTTCTTTATTTCTGGTTTTGATGAGTTTGTTTCTGATGCATTGTTTAAATATCAGCCTCAtgattttgttttagagtctTTCATGAActcaaaatgttttgttttcaatttgaaGCTCTGCGTGTGAATAATCAATAATTTATGCcacaaaagttttgttttttgtttaagcaATACTATGTATACTAAATAATAGTGCAGCCAAAGAcaaataactaactaactaaaatAAACTGGCTTACCTTgcatcagcaacaacaataacagcagcatcatcatctacattattactattattgtcATACAACAATGCTAAATataaaaccaaccaacaagCAACCATCACTTtagtaacttttttgttttagaaacaaAACTCAAAAACCCCCAAACACATTTAAAGAAGAAAATCAACATTATTATTCttcaatttatttcattttccatTTCATAATCTATTTTTTCGGTTTCTCATACATAGCTGTGGCTCATCATTATGAAGCTAGAAGCATAGATGCCAACGATGACAAAGCTTCCTTGAGTACCAAAAAAAGTCAAGCCACCTCTAACGAATCGTTTATTGGTAATGCGCGGGAGGCAATGCGCTGTGCTGCCGATGACAGCGATGAGGAGTGCACAAGTTTGGCGGCCTTAAAACGGGCACATTTAAAAGAAGCATTGGCTAGTCATGAAGAAACCCAACGTCTGCAGCGCATGTGTCGTTATTTAAAGGTGAGTTGTGAAtcttgaaaactgaaaaaaaacagcgaaacataatatttatttatgtgtggAAACTCTCTTGAAAAGagtatatagatttttaaatgttGTCTTTTTCTTGGGTGGGGGAAaaacttaaattcaaataaattgaaatattgtaattttggataattagattttaatttcatttgtcGTAAACAATCTTGAGTGTtctaaaagctttaaaatttccataattattaacaattgtatttcagaagtttctactAGAAATACAAAGGGAAATTTCGGAAAGTTTTCATATTTCCAGGAAACGTAACAGTTagtttgtgactttaaaaataaaaatccatctaaaacagttattattcaACGTAAAAGTAAAAGTTCGCgtgaaacttttaaaaaagagttttaaatagccgtcataaaaaacacaattgaggagttttatttttcccgtcggaaaaaaactcattttttttaccgtcagaaaattaaactcatttgaggagttttattttttccgtcagaaaattaaaatcatttgaggagttttatttttcctattAGAactaaaactcatttgaggagttttatttttcgcgTCAGAactaaaactcatttgaggagttttatttttcccgtcagaaaataaaactcatttgaggagttttatttttcacgtcaaaaaaataaactcatttgaggagttatatttttcccgtcagaaaataaaactcatttaaggagttttatttttcgcgTCAGAactaaaactcatttgaggagttttatttttcccgtcagaaaataaaactcatttgaggagttttatttttcacttcaaaaaaataaactcatttgaggagttatatttttcccgtcagaaaataaaactcatttaaggagttttatttttcccatcagaaatataaaactcttcaaatgagttttttatgacggctatttaaaactcttttttttaagagtttcatgcgaatttttattttctcaaagaAATTCTGAATGAGcacgtcaatacgaatctattggtatatagCAGTAAaggtctccgttgactctaagtttttgctttaaaattttctggataaccttTATTTACGGTTCCTGCATATTTCATATTATACAAGTAAAAGCTTTTTACAAAGCTGTTGAAAACTTAGATTATGGCTTTTAAACCATCTAGAGTAAAAGCTTTGATGTTCTTATTATCGAAATGAAGTTAAAgggtttttgtttgaaattgattgttcatttgataaaaaataaaaaagctttttgtctCAAGTAGATGTAAAAGCTCAATTGTTAATGTTTTCTGCATGTATAGGAATTTCTCGAGAAGCTTTATTAATAAAGATCTGTCAAGATTTgtcttatacatatttaaaacaaagatcAATAAAAGCTGTttggtaaatatttatatgtttcaAACTATTTTTGTCATACTGCTCTTTTAAAGCTTTACAAACTTTCATTTAAATCaagctttttaatatttacatatttttgtttaaagcttTTTCTAATATACCATTATTATTAGCTATTGAGTTATTTATAAATCAGAATAAATTTGTACCCCTTCGTCAAAGCTAATGTGCTGTCATTCTTATTTCAATCGTTattgttgtttctgtttttaCCCACATGCTGCACATGTATTCCATACATAGCCAAAGTTGATGATGGCTTATGATGGCAATTGTTTAGCTATGCTTGCCACACCATCTATGGCAGCTTCATTGCCATATTCTTCTGCTTtttattacataaatttttttcatttactaaAGCTGTTGCTTTTTCTTCTGCGTGGTGGTTTGTTAATTTCTATTCATCTTAAAAAGATGACGAATGCAGCTGCATTGATTTAAAACCATTGGGTGTTCCACTGCATTTGCTTGCTTGGCTGACTAAGAGTCTGACTAGGCTTGGTGGTGGTGGAATACCTTTTAAGAATGCTGTtagtttttgttactttttgaaAGTTTGGCGTATAATTGACAGCAAATTAAACGCCTTGTGCCATCAACTgatttatttactaaaatattttctggttttcttttactttttttttagaataaaatgtCTCTAACACAAGTCATTAAAGAAGCCCAGTATAAGACACAAGATGAATTGGAAAAGTTCTATGAAGAAATACCAGAGAACGAAATCGATGAGATATTCGATATCAGTCAAGTGGAAGGTaagtattttatacaattttaatcaaCTTATTACAACTGttaattctatttttattaataattttcagcCTGCTCTAAATTCACGCTGACTTTAACTGGTCCCGATTTTACTTCGTACAAAATTGAAGATCCCTTCAAACGTTTAGGTCCCATTGCCATTTTCTCGGCCAGACGTCATTGGACTGCACCGCGTTGTGTGCGCCTACAAAAGGGCTCTTCGATTTATCACGATGGCACCCATTATCATTGTCACTGTCCATCGCCTGCCGATGGTCATGAAGTTGGCTGCAGTTTGTACAAAGAGGAATTGGAGAGTTTTGG belongs to Calliphora vicina chromosome 4, idCalVici1.1, whole genome shotgun sequence and includes:
- the Rhp gene encoding rhophilin-2 isoform X1, translated to MDTTTSSIDTANSSGMSTLSSSGSSSNTNPTDTTDGLPFCFIRGSDPRAATCRGKLQTRRCKLNQEINKELRLRAGAENLFKATTNRKLRDTVALELSFVNSNLQLLKEQLAELNSSVEIYQNNSQDGVMPMIPLGLKETKEIDFMEPFSDFILEHYSEEPSMYTDAIADITDTRQASKTPSRDCQGVALLFRYYNLLYYVERRFFPPDRNLGVYFEWYDSLTGVPSCQRTIAFEKACTLFNLGAIYTQIGARHDRTTEQGLDAAVDSFLRAAGIFRHIYDTFTNAPSMDLKPQVLDVLVSCMLSQARECLFEKLQLQIESLGITESSHLFKDLAGEAAQLTQEYNEMHKNIQLNDTHTYLPECWAGLVPLKAEYYKAVAHHYEARSIDANDDKASLSTKKSQATSNESFIGNAREAMRCAADDSDEECTSLAALKRAHLKEALASHEETQRLQRMCRYLKNKMSLTQVIKEAQYKTQDELEKFYEEIPENEIDEIFDISQVEACSKFTLTLTGPDFTSYKIEDPFKRLGPIAIFSARRHWTAPRCVRLQKGSSIYHDGTHYHCHCPSPADGHEVGCSLYKEELESFGFHVQGDSPVMIAHVEINSLADMGGIKEGDFIVEIAGIDVKWYLHQQVVRLIQSCGSTLELKVITPMDRNYLKPLSSKGSISTLSAASSSGVSSGSSSPTGTTSKPKIRCKSTSKSRVGSVSSSSWNPFRRTPSLAKIF
- the Rhp gene encoding rhophilin-2 isoform X2 — translated: MDTTTSSIDTANSSGMSTLSSSGSSSNTNPTDTTDGLPFCFIRGSDPRAATCRGKLQTRRCKLNQEINKELRLRAGAENLFKATTNRKLRDTVALELSFVNSNLQLLKEQLAELNSSVEIYQNNSQDGVMPMIPLGLKETKEIDFMEPFSDFILEHYSEEPSMYTDAIADITDTRQASKTPSRDCQGVALLFRYYNLLYYVERRFFPPDRNLGVYFEWYDSLTGVPSCQRTIAFEKACTLFNLGAIYTQIGARHDRTTEQGLDAAVDSFLRAAGIFRHIYDTFTNAPSMDLKPQVLDVLVSCMLSQARECLFEKLQLQIESLGITESSHNKMSLTQVIKEAQYKTQDELEKFYEEIPENEIDEIFDISQVEACSKFTLTLTGPDFTSYKIEDPFKRLGPIAIFSARRHWTAPRCVRLQKGSSIYHDGTHYHCHCPSPADGHEVGCSLYKEELESFGFHVQGDSPVMIAHVEINSLADMGGIKEGDFIVEIAGIDVKWYLHQQVVRLIQSCGSTLELKVITPMDRNYLKPLSSKGSISTLSAASSSGVSSGSSSPTGTTSKPKIRCKSTSKSRVGSVSSSSWNPFRRTPSLAKIF